A part of Heliangelus exortis chromosome 3, bHelExo1.hap1, whole genome shotgun sequence genomic DNA contains:
- the LOC139794311 gene encoding uncharacterized protein yields the protein MATESKWSCPFCCSTQKDAANLLPRLHQACFSLPGPAEPPDGDQQDEQGVVSLRLGAQVGGFPADVWADFFKSHPNNIRPLLPWLRSQLRVVLEEQWWHLMMWEARLVGCLCLYGLDVGVLARTLETRLQEHTRPFVLRLITAALCLCGAGIHQYVAQKDTSASRGEDNSPEATTSPLGEETDDCSLAASSTPAGSDGEEEASTSKAALPRDPGHTPPVPLKAEKEQPQLELQEAAAPGASSVWGRNGWLEATQWPRKRRASSPLESLPPFKRPHLAGSPRISSGATATPHPAWSSVSAGSQVAAGTSVPPGWGRKDFSGEPQRPPKRRASSPLNCSLPCKKPCLLQWH from the exons ATGGCCACCGAGAGCAAGTGGAGCTGCcccttctgctgcagcactCAAAAAGATGCCGCCAACCTCCTGCCTCGCCTCCACCAAGCTTGCTTTAG ccTCCCAGGTCCTGCAGAGCCACCAGATGGAGACCAGCAGGATGAGCAGGGTGTTGTGAGTCTGAGGCTCGGGGCTCAGGTGGGTGGCTTCCCTGCTGATGTCTGGGCTGACTTCTTCAAGAGCCACCCAAATAACATCAGGCCCCTGCTGCCATGGCTGAGATCACAGCTTAGGGTGGTCCTTGAAGAGCAGTGGTGGCATCTGATGATGTGGGAGGCCAGGCTTGTGGGCTGCCTGTGCCTCTATGGTCTGGACGTGGGGGTGTTGGCACGGACGCTGGAGACCAGGCTGCAAGAACACACACGGCCATTCGTCCTGCGCCTCATCACCGCGGCCCTGTGCCTGTGTGGCGCAGGCATACACCAGTACGTGGCCCAGAAGGACACCTCTGCTTCCCGGGGGGAGGACAACAGCCCCGAAGCCACCACCAGCCCCCTGGGGGAGGAAACTGATGACTGCAGCCTGGCCGCCTCCAGCACCCCTGCAGGCTcagatggggaggaggaagccaGCACGTCAAAGGCAGCCCTCCCCAGGGATCCCGGCCATACCCCACCTGTGCCCCTcaaagcagagaaggagcagccccagctggagctgcaggaggcagcagcaccaggtgCCTCTTCTGTCTGGGGAAGGAATGGCTGGCTTGAGGCAACCCAGTGGCCTCGAAAGAGGAGAGCTTCCAGCCCACTGGAGTCTCTCCCACCCTTCAAGAGGCCGCACCTTGCAGGTAGCCCCCGCATCTCCTCTGGGGCAACTGCCACGCCCCACCCGGCCTGGTCCAGCGTCTCTGCAGGATCccaggtggcagcagggacaagTGTCCCTCCTGGATGGGGCAGGAAGGACTTTTCCGGGGAGCCCCAGCGCCCTccaaagaggagggcttccagccccctCAACTGTTCCTTGCCCTGCAAGAAGCCGTGCCTCCTGCAGTGGCACTAG